The following are encoded in a window of Amaranthus tricolor cultivar Red isolate AtriRed21 chromosome 2, ASM2621246v1, whole genome shotgun sequence genomic DNA:
- the LOC130805631 gene encoding protein FAR1-RELATED SEQUENCE 9-like, with protein sequence MSYESAMDAQRYKQDKFNAESLHTNPQYKTPLPIEKYAGEVYTRKFFLLFQYEVYKSCFKTHIQNIEKIESVESITVLDLTVSKMYKVKFILGSSIDELKVDCDCKLFKRIGILCSHAICVMSARQITQIPKQYVLDRGTKLALKKPIFDLHGNLIEDSKTFSQRSESDLQSLLQNLKDFSRKLEKSDDVRVDITKEQQIELLVGTSSSSTMKIQNPIQSKNKGKKAKNNWEKRTNY encoded by the exons atgaGTTATGAAAGTGCAATGGATGCACAGAGGTACAAACAAGATAAGTTCAATGCTGAATCACTTCACACAAACCCACAATATAAAACACCATTGCCGATTGAAAAATATGCCGGTGAAGTCTATACTAGaaaattttttcttctttttcaatatgaaGTTTATAAGTCTTGTTTCAAAACTCATATTCAAAATATTGAAAAGATTGAAAGTGTGGAAAGTATAACTGTTTTGGACTTAACGGTAAGTAAGATGTACAAGGTGAAATTTATTTTGGGAAGTTCAATTGATGAGTTGAAGGTAGATTGTGATTGCAAGTTATTTAAACGGATAGGAATATTATGTTCCCATGCGATTTGTGTCATGAGTGCAAGACAAATAACACaaataccaaagcaatatgttttaGATCGTGGGACGAAGCTAGCATTAAAGAAGCCTATTTTTGATTTGCATGGGAATTTGATTGAAGATAGCAAAAC GTTTAGTCAAAGAAGTGAGAGTGATTTACAATCACTTTTACAAAACCTAAAAGATTTTAGTAGAAAATTGGAGAAAAGTGATGATGTGAGGGTGGACATTACTAAAGAGCAACAAATCGAATTATTAGTAGGCACAAGTTCATCTTCGacaatgaaaatacaaaacccaatccaatcaaagaacaaaggaaaaaaGGCAAAGAATAATTGGGAAAAAAGAACAAACTATTGA